A single region of the Erythrobacter sp. HL-111 genome encodes:
- a CDS encoding STAS/SEC14 domain-containing protein, producing the protein MIDIEKIADNVHRIAIYGEFGEDDARAFVTFVRDRQAAGEGGSVLIDLVSLAGWSLSAMSEEIAHLPALVRWLYSLDRIAVVSDEEWLRGAARLESALLPGIAYAVYDEDEMDAARAWVLGESDHPHGGAVNELDLGADIAAFEVVGRIDREEAERVLDSVRARLAGTDCSKLMVVIRKWHGFEADAALSRHAMNSKIDLLRHCERYAVVGGPDWLRAMAGTFGALVKPEVRTFDLDEEDEALAWLRS; encoded by the coding sequence ATGATCGACATCGAGAAAATCGCAGACAACGTCCACCGGATCGCGATCTACGGCGAATTCGGCGAGGACGACGCGCGCGCCTTCGTGACCTTTGTCAGGGACCGCCAGGCGGCCGGCGAAGGCGGCAGCGTGCTGATCGACCTCGTCAGCCTCGCCGGATGGTCCCTTTCGGCGATGAGCGAGGAAATCGCCCACCTTCCCGCGCTGGTGCGCTGGCTCTATTCGCTCGATCGTATCGCGGTCGTCTCGGACGAGGAATGGCTGCGCGGCGCCGCCCGGCTGGAAAGCGCGCTGCTGCCGGGGATCGCCTACGCGGTCTATGACGAGGACGAGATGGACGCCGCGCGCGCCTGGGTGCTGGGCGAAAGCGACCATCCCCATGGCGGCGCGGTGAACGAACTCGACCTAGGGGCGGACATCGCGGCGTTCGAAGTGGTCGGCCGGATCGACCGCGAGGAGGCGGAACGCGTGCTCGATTCGGTCCGCGCGCGGCTTGCGGGGACGGACTGCTCGAAGCTGATGGTGGTGATCCGCAAGTGGCACGGGTTCGAAGCCGATGCCGCGCTCAGCCGCCACGCGATGAACTCCAAGATCGACCTGCTCAGGCATTGCGAGCGCTATGCCGTGGTCGGCGGGCCGGACTGGCTGCGGGCGATGGCCGGGACCTTCGGCGCGCTGGTCAAGCCCGAAGTGCGGACCTTCGATCTCGACGAGGAGGACGAGGCGCTGGCCTGGCTGCGGAGCTAG
- the nadC gene encoding carboxylating nicotinate-nucleotide diphosphorylase — protein sequence MTFALPGFDLDRFVRDTLAEDLGEGIEGGGRDVTSDSVIPAEARFSGVMDSRDAIVVAGLPLAEAFFRALDPDCAIERLAADGDAVEAGSELLRLSGKARALLTAERSALNTVQHLSGIATMTRAYVEAMRQGSATCILLDTRKTLPGLRALEKYAVRMGGAQNHRMGLWDAGMIKDNHVAVAGSVSEAVRRAAQARVSPIICEVDRPDQIEPAIAAGAHHILLDNMDPGTLREAVALIAGRAATEASGGIDLSTIADIAASGVDYVSVGRLTQSAPAADIGLDFQPE from the coding sequence ATGACCTTCGCGCTGCCCGGCTTCGACCTTGACCGCTTCGTCCGCGATACGCTTGCCGAGGACCTCGGCGAAGGGATCGAAGGCGGCGGGCGCGATGTCACGTCGGACAGCGTCATCCCGGCCGAGGCGCGCTTTTCCGGCGTCATGGACAGCCGCGATGCGATCGTCGTCGCCGGCCTGCCGCTGGCCGAGGCGTTCTTCCGCGCGCTCGATCCCGATTGCGCGATCGAGCGGCTGGCGGCCGACGGCGACGCGGTCGAGGCCGGGAGCGAGCTCCTGCGCCTCTCCGGCAAGGCCCGCGCGCTGCTCACCGCCGAGCGCAGCGCGCTCAACACCGTCCAGCACCTCTCCGGCATCGCCACCATGACCCGCGCCTATGTCGAGGCGATGCGGCAGGGCAGCGCGACCTGCATCCTGCTCGACACCCGCAAGACCCTGCCGGGCCTGCGCGCGCTCGAGAAATACGCGGTCCGGATGGGCGGCGCGCAAAACCACCGCATGGGCCTGTGGGACGCGGGCATGATCAAGGACAACCACGTCGCGGTCGCGGGCAGCGTCTCCGAGGCGGTGCGCCGCGCGGCGCAGGCGCGCGTCAGCCCGATCATCTGCGAGGTCGACCGGCCGGACCAGATCGAACCGGCGATCGCGGCGGGGGCGCATCACATCCTCCTCGACAACATGGACCCCGGCACGCTGCGCGAAGCGGTCGCCCTGATCGCCGGGCGCGCCGCGACCGAGGCGAGCGGGGGAATCGACCTTTCCACCATCGCGGACATCGCGGCGAGCGGTGTCGACTACGTCTCGGTCGGGCGGCTCACCCAGAGCGCCCCGGCGGCCGACATCGGCCTCGACTTCCAGCCGGAATAG
- a CDS encoding nucleoside deaminase — translation MRAALQAAQDAALAGEVPVGAAVVRQGAIIALAANATRSPPDPTGHAEIRALRMAAEALGEERLTGCDLYVTLEPCAMCAGAIAHARIARLYYAASDPKGGAVEHGARVFEQAQCLHRPEVYAGMGEAEAAELLREFFRERRQAPRP, via the coding sequence ATGCGCGCCGCCTTGCAGGCAGCACAGGACGCGGCGCTGGCCGGGGAAGTCCCGGTCGGCGCCGCCGTCGTGCGGCAGGGCGCGATCATCGCGCTCGCCGCGAACGCCACCCGCTCGCCGCCCGATCCGACCGGCCATGCCGAGATCCGCGCGCTGCGGATGGCGGCCGAGGCGCTGGGGGAGGAACGGCTGACCGGGTGCGATCTCTACGTCACGCTCGAGCCCTGCGCGATGTGCGCCGGGGCCATCGCCCATGCCCGCATCGCGCGGCTCTATTACGCCGCGAGCGATCCCAAGGGCGGCGCGGTCGAACACGGCGCCCGGGTGTTCGAACAGGCGCAATGCCTCCACCGGCCCGAAGTCTATGCAGGCATGGGCGAGGCCGAGGCGGCGGAATTGCTGCGCGAATTCTTCAGGGAGCGGCGCCAGGCCCCCCGGCCCTAG
- a CDS encoding LytTR family DNA-binding domain-containing protein, protein MTIRTILVDDEKLAIQGLQLRLEAFDDVEIIDTCSNGREAIRKIKTEKPDLVFLDIQMPGFDGFSVVKGVMEIEPPLFVFVTAYEEHAIRAFEANAVNYLMKPVDEVRLADTIERARERIAQKKSTEDAEHLLDVLAKVAPDRAAEFTGTDGGAADRFEKLINVKDRGQIFRVEVDSIEHIEAAGDYMCIYTGDNSLILRETMKDLERRLDPRKFQRVHRSTIVNLDQVRQVKPHTNGECFLVLDSGAEVKVSRSYRDVVARFVH, encoded by the coding sequence ATGACCATCAGAACCATCCTCGTCGACGACGAGAAACTCGCGATCCAGGGCCTCCAGCTGCGCCTCGAGGCGTTCGACGATGTCGAGATCATCGACACCTGCTCGAACGGGCGCGAGGCGATCCGCAAGATCAAGACCGAGAAGCCCGATCTCGTCTTTCTCGACATCCAGATGCCCGGCTTCGACGGCTTCTCGGTGGTCAAGGGCGTGATGGAGATCGAGCCGCCGCTGTTCGTCTTCGTCACCGCCTACGAGGAGCACGCGATCCGCGCGTTCGAGGCCAATGCGGTCAACTACCTGATGAAGCCGGTCGACGAGGTCCGTCTCGCCGACACGATCGAGCGCGCGCGCGAACGGATCGCGCAGAAGAAGTCGACCGAGGATGCCGAACACCTGCTCGACGTGCTGGCCAAGGTGGCGCCCGACCGCGCGGCGGAATTCACCGGTACGGACGGCGGCGCGGCGGACCGTTTCGAGAAGCTCATCAACGTCAAGGACCGCGGCCAGATCTTCCGCGTCGAGGTCGATTCGATCGAGCACATCGAAGCCGCGGGCGATTACATGTGCATCTACACGGGCGACAATTCGCTGATCCTGCGCGAAACGATGAAGGACCTCGAACGCCGGCTCGACCCGCGCAAGTTCCAGCGCGTGCACCGCTCGACCATCGTCAACCTCGACCAGGTCCGGCAGGTCAAGCCGCACACCAATGGCGAATGCTTCCTCGTGCTCGATTCGGGCGCGGAGGTGAAGGTGTCGCGCAGCTATCGCGACGTGGTGGCGCGCTTCGTGCACTGA
- a CDS encoding M23 family metallopeptidase → MTRVHPRRALAAAAAGALALVAAGPGGGAAAAPDGAAPDDPAPTRPAEPARAHFAIEGRLIQGGYLRGTAPAGATRVTLADREVALAPDGRFFAAFDRDAPETLVLEAVMPDGRTLRRELAVARRQWDIERVNVPKRSGGTSEAWWRKRKPEWEAIVAARAQETGATGWRQDFVWPVKGRISGRFGRQRIYQGEPGSYHSGIDIAPGAGTPFVAPADGVVVLARTGFSLEGSLIIIDHGMGLNSAFLHASRIVVEEGEAVTQGQHIGNVGASGRATGPHLHWSLMWKDWRLDPLLLAGPMD, encoded by the coding sequence ATGACCCGGGTGCACCCGCGCCGCGCGCTGGCGGCGGCCGCGGCGGGCGCGCTCGCGCTCGTCGCCGCCGGTCCGGGAGGCGGGGCCGCCGCTGCGCCCGATGGAGCGGCACCGGACGACCCCGCCCCGACCCGACCGGCCGAACCCGCGCGGGCGCACTTCGCGATCGAGGGCCGGCTCATCCAGGGCGGCTACCTGCGCGGCACCGCGCCCGCCGGGGCCACCCGCGTGACCCTCGCCGACCGGGAGGTCGCGCTCGCCCCGGACGGCCGCTTCTTCGCCGCCTTCGACCGCGACGCGCCCGAAACGCTCGTGCTCGAAGCCGTCATGCCCGACGGGCGGACGCTGCGCCGCGAACTCGCCGTCGCCCGGCGGCAATGGGATATCGAACGGGTCAACGTGCCCAAGCGCAGTGGCGGCACCAGCGAGGCGTGGTGGCGCAAGCGCAAGCCCGAATGGGAAGCGATCGTCGCCGCCCGCGCGCAGGAGACCGGCGCGACCGGCTGGCGGCAGGATTTCGTCTGGCCGGTCAAGGGGCGGATCTCCGGCCGTTTCGGGCGTCAGAGGATCTACCAGGGCGAACCGGGCAGCTATCATTCCGGCATCGACATCGCGCCGGGTGCCGGCACGCCCTTCGTCGCCCCGGCGGACGGAGTCGTGGTGCTCGCCCGCACCGGCTTCAGCCTCGAGGGCTCGCTCATCATCATCGACCATGGCATGGGGCTCAACAGCGCCTTCCTCCACGCCTCCAGGATCGTGGTCGAGGAAGGCGAGGCGGTCACGCAGGGCCAGCATATCGGCAATGTCGGGGCGAGCGGGCGGGCGACGGGGCCGCACCTGCACTGGAGCCTCATGTGGAAGGACTGGCGGCTCGACCCGCTGCTGCTCGCGGGGCCGATGGACTGA
- the rpmB gene encoding 50S ribosomal protein L28, which translates to MSRICELTGKGRQVGHNVSHANNKTKRVFLPNLQNVTLLSEKLDRSFKFRVSTQGLRSVEHNGGLDNWLLKTSDEKLSPRALKVKRELKKAAPSA; encoded by the coding sequence ATGTCGCGGATTTGCGAACTGACCGGCAAGGGCCGCCAGGTCGGCCACAATGTGAGCCACGCCAACAACAAGACGAAGCGCGTCTTCCTGCCCAACCTGCAGAACGTCACGCTGCTGTCGGAAAAGCTCGACCGCAGCTTCAAGTTCCGCGTCTCGACCCAGGGCCTGCGCTCGGTCGAACACAATGGCGGGCTCGACAACTGGTTGCTCAAGACCAGCGACGAAAAGCTTTCCCCGCGCGCGCTCAAGGTGAAGCGCGAGCTCAAGAAGGCTGCCCCTTCCGCCTGA
- a CDS encoding esterase-like activity of phytase family protein, with the protein MRAGRLIGALGVALLCAPGTFVRTPMAEEMPHPTGPERIAGPAPTGDPAWQVAGVWRYAADHRYFGGFSALLPLDGERLQAFSDRGARFTFVEPDSRVRGAGGRPAGRSPVVLQPVEKGFEEDLKDIESAARDPATGTYWLGFEGLHAVHRYTAADEPDGLRVLEDEVDWPANSGAEAMLRLPDGRFMVLPEGEEEGLLFPSDPVAGGVPEAFAFRPPVEGYAPTDLARLPDGRLLLLMRRTVFALPPFETLLAIGPPPRAGGTWAPQVALRLDPVIPSDNYEGLAIRPLADGKAAVWIVADDNLSVMQRTLLAKLVFDPAAEAE; encoded by the coding sequence ATGCGGGCGGGGCGGCTGATCGGGGCGCTCGGCGTCGCGTTGCTGTGCGCGCCGGGCACCTTCGTGCGGACGCCGATGGCCGAAGAAATGCCGCATCCGACCGGGCCGGAACGGATCGCGGGGCCGGCGCCGACCGGGGATCCGGCGTGGCAGGTCGCGGGGGTGTGGCGCTATGCGGCGGATCATCGCTATTTCGGCGGCTTTTCCGCGCTGCTGCCGCTGGACGGGGAGCGCCTGCAGGCCTTTTCCGACCGCGGCGCGCGCTTCACCTTCGTCGAACCCGACTCACGGGTCCGCGGCGCAGGGGGGCGCCCCGCCGGCCGGTCGCCGGTGGTGCTCCAGCCGGTCGAGAAGGGTTTCGAGGAGGATCTCAAGGACATCGAATCCGCCGCCCGCGATCCGGCGACGGGGACCTACTGGCTCGGCTTCGAAGGGCTGCACGCGGTCCACCGCTACACCGCGGCGGATGAGCCCGACGGCCTGCGCGTGCTCGAGGACGAGGTCGACTGGCCGGCCAACAGCGGGGCCGAAGCGATGCTGCGCCTGCCCGACGGGCGCTTCATGGTGCTGCCCGAGGGGGAAGAGGAGGGGCTGTTGTTCCCGTCCGACCCGGTCGCCGGCGGCGTGCCCGAAGCCTTCGCCTTCCGCCCTCCGGTCGAAGGCTACGCCCCGACCGATCTCGCCCGCCTGCCCGACGGGCGGCTCTTGCTGCTGATGCGGCGCACGGTTTTCGCCCTGCCGCCCTTCGAGACGCTGCTGGCGATCGGGCCGCCGCCGCGCGCGGGCGGGACCTGGGCCCCGCAGGTCGCGCTGCGGCTCGATCCCGTCATCCCGAGCGACAATTACGAGGGGCTGGCGATCCGGCCGCTGGCGGACGGGAAGGCGGCGGTTTGGATCGTCGCGGACGACAACCTGTCGGTGATGCAGCGCACGCTTCTGGCCAAGCTGGTGTTCGACCCCGCCGCCGAAGCCGAGTGA